The sequence below is a genomic window from Clostridium putrefaciens.
CCTTACTGTATTATAAAATGCTTCTATATAATTAAAAACCAATCTATGTGCATGGTTATAATCTAATATCTTGAATCTATTTAACCACTCTCTTTTAATCAATGCATGAAATGACTCTATGCACGCATTATCCCATGGATAGGCCTTCTTGGAATAACTGTTTATAAAATTTTTAGTTGCTTCTTGATATGCAGCAGAAGTATATTGTATACCCCTATCGCTGTGCATAACTAAGGGGTTGTTTATATTTCGTGATGCTTTTGCTTTCTCAATTGCCTCAATGACACATTTTGACTCAAGAGTAGTGCTAAGGACCCATGATATGATCTTTCTTGAGTATAGATCCATTATGCTTGTTAAATATGCAAACCCATCATATGTCCAAATATAGGTGATGTCTGAGCACCATACTGCATTTGGTTCTTCTGGATTAAATTCTTCGTTTATCTAATGCGTCCTGTGTGTCCCTTAGTTCTTTGCGTAGTCTTGCATTTTCTTTTGCGTCATCACTTTGGTCATTACCAGATCCCCTAGTAGGTACTTCTCCATTGTTAGCTCTGGCTTCTTTTGTCCACGTGCATAATGTTGCTTTGCTTGTTCCTAAATTCTTTGCACAAGCTGTTAATCCTAAATCCTTATGATCTAAATAATACCTTACGGCATCCTCTTTAAACCCTTTTGTAAACTATCTACTCATGTTAAATCCCTCCATCTTCCTTTATCATTATTATATATTCTATATTGGTATCTTTCACTTTCAACTTGTATTATTTATATTCTAGCACCATATTGTTATTATTACTTGATGCCCTTATAAGGGGGTGGTATTTATTTATAAAGGGCTTATGATGGGCTTGTTTTTTATATTTATTTAAGTTTGGTTAATATATATTTTGTGATTTTTATTATAGAAATCAACTAAAAAAGCATTTCATTAAAATTATTCTAATGAAATGCTTTTACCTGGTAATTTTCTGGGCCCCTGAGGTGTTAGGTGGAGGCGAAGTTTCCCTCTTGCTATTTGCGATTGCTAATATTTCTGCTTAAACACACTTTTCCATTTTATTCTACCCTGGGTTCCTTGTGAGGACATGCTTCGCTGTACTCACTTGCTAACATCTGAAAATTCTTTTACGGGGATACTATATTTTCTGCATTCATCCTGCGTAAAATCAATTAAAAATGATTTCAGAAAGTTACAAGCAAAATCGCTAATTCTATCTTTTGAAATATTGTTTACATAAAGCTGTATTTCTTCAAAATGAGAAAATCCATTTGCTTTATAGTGTGGTATCATACTAAACAGTTCTAAAATTTCATTAGATGTCTTTGTTGATATTCTTAATCCTTTCTTTGTTTTTCCTGAACCTAATCCTACTTCACTACATTCAGATAATTCTACTAGAATATTCACTAACTGTTCTTTTTTATCTTCACTTTGCAAATATATTGTACCTAGTTTATTAAATGTACTTATTAATATCAAATGTAATGCGTTATCCTGCTGGGAAGGAGACTTCCATAAAAGGAATGGATCTAAATACAATGGTATATCTTCATCCAAAAATGGTATAGCAAAATCAACTTCTTCTTGAGTAACAGGAATATTATAGTAATCTATCAATCGTGGTCTTACAATTGGCATTAAGCATCCCCCTCCCTACATAATTTCAAAATACTTCAACTCATCTTTGATTGCTTCCGCATTTTTAGGCGTTTGGTTGTTTTTTAATTTTAGATCTTCACTATATTTAGAAATATCATACATTGTCCACCATTTGAAGCCCTACCTACCATAATTCAATTCTATATAAATAGATAAAGCACTCACCCACATCTAGCATTAATAATTTACCTATAGATATTTCATATAATGGAAGATAGCCCATCCACATCCCTCTAAAAATAAATAAAATCACTTCTGAATTAGGCTTATTATGCAGCACATTGTAAAATTAACAGATTGTTGATATCTTTATTTTACTAATATTTCATTCACATTTCTTATCGATGCAACTTCCAACTTATTATAGGTTTTTAGTGTTAAATCATATACATCTTCTGTAGAGTCAATATAATCCATGGTTACTGCTACAGCATAATTAACAAACTCAGCATCATGCCCATATCTGTCCATAGCATGTAATACTAAATATGGATCCTTCAAATTTTTATAAGCCATCACTGCCCTTCTCTTAATAACCGTATCCCATTTAAAGTTGTTTTTTCTTTCCTGTTCTGTTTTATACTTGTTACTGAAATCAGAATAACTATTTGGATTATTACCTAAACGCCAATCGTCAGCAATTAATTCCTCAATAGTATCATGGTCACTTGCTAAATTAACTACTTTTGTTTTTCTCTTACCATTAATTGTCTTGCTCATTGTATACTTATTTTGGCTCGGATAAAATGTATCCTCGATACACGAAAGGGTGTAATCCTCGGTATTTTTAGCATCAATTTCTGTTGATAATGCTATCGTCCATTCAACAACTACTTTTCCTGAATAATTAAGATTACCTATATACGGTAATGGTAATTTAATAGCTTGTGTAGGACGCAGCTTGCTTTGATATATTGTTGTTACGCTGTTATCAACACAAGATAAAATATCTTCAACCTTTTGATTTGCAAATCCATGACCAATAAACCGATCTGCTTTGTATTCTGGATGTTGTGCGGTATGTACTAACAAAACCCTTGCAAGTAATGGATTTCCAAAGTTACACCTCCCAATAATTTCTGCTGCTTTAGCAGTTACTAACGGTGCTGAAAAGCTTGTACCACAAGAAAAACTTCTACCATTAGCACTACCAGATATTAATTGAAATGGATTTGTAGTACTTCCACCAAAATCAAGGAAATCAGGTTTGATTTTGCATCCTTCTCTACCATCTCCATATGAACTATATTCTGCTCTCTCAAATGTACCATCACTCTTTTGAGAATACGCACCTATGCCAAGACAGTTAACAGCATCAGATGGTGCCTGTATTCTGCATAATTGATCATCGCTTAAGTCTCCATCATTTCCTACTGCTACCACAAATAAGGTTTTTCCATCCTTTGACAATTCATCGATTGCATAAGTAAACCGAGTAATGTTATCATCATCAATTGCACCATATGGACCTATTGATAAATTGTAAACATTAATATCAGGTCGTTTTGGTACTACGTCTTCAATAATGTCAATAATCTCATACAAATCAATGTCATTGTAATCACTAAGGGGAAACACCCTAAAACTTTCAACATTAATTATAGGTGTTGCCAAATTATCTTTTAACCCATACCCTGATAAATCCCCATATAAAGCAGCCCCTACAACCCCCATTCCATGATCCAGAAAATTATTATCCTTGGGAGTAAGAATAGGATTGTTTTCTATAACACAACCAGCAAAATAAGGGTTATTTACATTAACACCACCATCAAAAACACCCACCTTAATAGTTGATTGCTGTACATTTAAAGGAGGAGGGGGAAGTGGCATCCCCATTCCACTTGAACGAATTATAGGTAGCTGTTTTAGAAATATAGGATGGGCTGTTCTTATTGGATTAAATCTAAGAACATGCGTTAGAGTTTCCCTAGTTAATACAGCACTTACAAACGTAATTCCAGAAGCATATGTTTTAAATTTAACCTTGCTTGTTTCACCTCCATATTGATTAATCAGTTTCATTAATTGATTTTTCGCCTTTTCAGTACTTGATTCAAATGGATGCAACACAAGTTCTACTCTACCATCTGTCCAGTCAGCATCAAATTTAGAAATGAGAATTGAATGATTATCAAAATATATACTCTCAATGCTCCTAATATTATCAATTGCCCCTTTAGAAAAATCATCCCCACTTCTTAATTGTTCTTCTAGTGTTTGCAAAGTAATTTTAGACATTCTCAAGAAAATCTCTTTACCTAGTTTAATTTTATTTGGCTTAGTTTTATCCTTTAATGTAATTTCTTTCATCCACTTTTTACTACCCACGTCTTCTGCATTAATATGCTTTATAAAAGCATTCGGATGATAAGATTTTGCAGAATAATCCACATCCATCTTAACATTAACAATCACTTCATCCATAATAAATTCTTGGGGAGTTTGATTGATACAACTTATTACATCCTTAACTTGATTACTTAGTTTATATCTGGCTTCCTCAAAACTCAGTCTTTTATCACCTTTTGAAAATCCGTTATCGTGTTTATGTGGGACTATATATTCTTCCCCTTTAGCAAGAATAGGTCTTTTTTTATTGCTCATCATTTACCCCCCTCTTTATATAATTTTGAATTGCTGATATACTCTTATCTAATATTGAAGCCATTTCTCTATAGGTCATCCCAAACTCTTCCCTAGCCACTTTACAAAACCTTTTATTAAAATCTAAACTTTTATCCGTACTAGCATTCGCTATTTCAAGTATCACCAATTTTTCTATTTTATCACCATACATTATATGTTGCTTCTTTGATTTATCACAGACCTTAATTATATCTGCTGGTGACATTCCTTCCGTTAATTGTGCATACATCTTAAATATTTGCTTTTCCATATTCTCATATTCCCTATCCTTAAAAGCAAAATCAAACAATTTCTGCCTTGTTAACTTATCTGGCAGTACTACTTCCAAAGCAATATCAAATCTTCTCCAAATCGCCTTATCTAATAATTCAGGATGATTTGTCGCTGCAATTAAAATAGAATGTGGTGGCCACTCCTCAAGCTCCTTTAATAACACATTAACCACCCTTTTTAATTCACCTAAATCTGTAGAGTCATCTCTTCTTTTAGCAATAGCATCAAATTCATCTAATAAAAGTAGTGTTGGCTCCTCTTTAGCATAATCTAATGCTTTTTTCAAGTTTTGTCCCGTTTTTCCTAGGTAACTAGATACAGCAGATGCCATATCTAACGAGGCAAACTTTAATCCAAACACACTTGACAAATACTTTGCTAACAGT
It includes:
- a CDS encoding IS3 family transposase, which codes for MNEEFNPEEPNAVWCSDITYIWTYDGFAYLTSIMDLYSRKIISWVLSTTLESKCVIEAIEKAKASRNINNPLVMHSDRGIQYTSAAYQEATKNFINSYSKKAYPWDNACIESFHALIKREWLNRFKILDYNHAHRLVFNYIEAFYNTVRIHSHYGYLSPNQYEIVYKEGLNKLYLTAG
- a CDS encoding S8 family peptidase, with product MMSNKKRPILAKGEEYIVPHKHDNGFSKGDKRLSFEEARYKLSNQVKDVISCINQTPQEFIMDEVIVNVKMDVDYSAKSYHPNAFIKHINAEDVGSKKWMKEITLKDKTKPNKIKLGKEIFLRMSKITLQTLEEQLRSGDDFSKGAIDNIRSIESIYFDNHSILISKFDADWTDGRVELVLHPFESSTEKAKNQLMKLINQYGGETSKVKFKTYASGITFVSAVLTRETLTHVLRFNPIRTAHPIFLKQLPIIRSSGMGMPLPPPPLNVQQSTIKVGVFDGGVNVNNPYFAGCVIENNPILTPKDNNFLDHGMGVVGAALYGDLSGYGLKDNLATPIINVESFRVFPLSDYNDIDLYEIIDIIEDVVPKRPDINVYNLSIGPYGAIDDDNITRFTYAIDELSKDGKTLFVVAVGNDGDLSDDQLCRIQAPSDAVNCLGIGAYSQKSDGTFERAEYSSYGDGREGCKIKPDFLDFGGSTTNPFQLISGSANGRSFSCGTSFSAPLVTAKAAEIIGRCNFGNPLLARVLLVHTAQHPEYKADRFIGHGFANQKVEDILSCVDNSVTTIYQSKLRPTQAIKLPLPYIGNLNYSGKVVVEWTIALSTEIDAKNTEDYTLSCIEDTFYPSQNKYTMSKTINGKRKTKVVNLASDHDTIEELIADDWRLGNNPNSYSDFSNKYKTEQERKNNFKWDTVIKRRAVMAYKNLKDPYLVLHAMDRYGHDAEFVNYAVAVTMDYIDSTEDVYDLTLKTYNKLEVASIRNVNEILVK
- a CDS encoding AAA family ATPase, translating into MNIEDYIPQLIRASLDNDLRTVRALSTKIIRGVKQNNPEMANQISEALNFHGAGLSSVRSIGYGTLPQDQDSRSNLLVVQEPMEIDPPLFNNKINSIIQTIVDERANINKLMSVGLAPAASILLFGPPGVGKTLLAKYLSSVFGLKFASLDMASAVSSYLGKTGQNLKKALDYAKEEPTLLLLDEFDAIAKRRDDSTDLGELKRVVNVLLKELEEWPPHSILIAATNHPELLDKAIWRRFDIALEVVLPDKLTRQKLFDFAFKDREYENMEKQIFKMYAQLTEGMSPADIIKVCDKSKKQHIMYGDKIEKLVILEIANASTDKSLDFNKRFCKVAREEFGMTYREMASILDKSISAIQNYIKRGVNDEQ